From Spirosoma aerolatum, one genomic window encodes:
- a CDS encoding amidohydrolase, which produces MRNCTNLLLFLLLVPTLLIAQAKKGAKSVDKLDKLKQEAVAAVEANSALAQQINDMLFSFAELGFQEEESFEYLTGLLKNEGFTVKTGISGIPTAWVATWGSGKPLIAIGSDIDCIPKASQKPGVAYKDPIVEGAPGHGEGHNSGQALNIVAVLAVKKLMEREKIPGTLMLWPGVAEELVGTKAFYVRDGYFKDVDACIFTHVGNNLGVSWGDNGNNGLVSVKFSFEGQAAHAAGAPWRGRSALDAVELMNVGWNFRREHLELTQRSHYVISDGGDQPNVVPSKASVWYYFRERTYPKIKKLFETGVKIAEGAALMTDTKFSYEILGSAWPVHTNKAMAIAAYENIKKVGLPTWTEEDQLLARASQLELQAPKMSGLATKLDSMSLPTSSAPVVMMGGQAMTSMGGGSDDIADISWSLPTIVLRYPSNIPGLPGHHWANAISMATPIAHKGVVYGAKAEAMTLLDLLMKPELIKDAWAYYRDEQTKDIKYESLISSKEKPAIYLNKKIMDEFKPKLSTFYYDPTKYKTYLEQLGIKYPTVRDDQREAVKKQLEKDKAEKSTPAAKVSSSRSE; this is translated from the coding sequence ATGAGAAACTGTACAAATCTTTTATTGTTCCTCTTGCTCGTGCCAACGCTTCTAATAGCGCAGGCAAAGAAAGGAGCTAAATCCGTCGACAAACTTGACAAATTGAAACAGGAAGCTGTTGCGGCTGTGGAAGCCAATTCGGCACTGGCGCAACAAATCAACGATATGCTCTTCAGTTTTGCCGAGCTGGGTTTTCAGGAGGAAGAATCGTTCGAGTACTTAACCGGCCTGCTGAAAAACGAAGGTTTTACTGTAAAAACTGGTATATCCGGTATTCCAACGGCTTGGGTGGCTACCTGGGGATCAGGTAAACCACTCATCGCAATCGGTTCCGATATCGACTGTATTCCAAAGGCTAGCCAGAAGCCGGGTGTAGCCTATAAAGATCCAATTGTGGAAGGCGCTCCTGGTCATGGCGAAGGGCACAACTCCGGTCAGGCGTTGAATATTGTAGCTGTACTGGCCGTGAAGAAGCTGATGGAGCGCGAGAAAATTCCCGGTACGCTAATGCTTTGGCCGGGTGTGGCCGAAGAACTCGTCGGCACAAAGGCTTTCTACGTTCGGGACGGCTATTTCAAAGATGTTGACGCCTGCATTTTTACCCACGTAGGCAATAATCTCGGCGTTTCCTGGGGTGATAATGGCAATAACGGGCTGGTGTCGGTAAAGTTCAGTTTTGAAGGGCAGGCTGCTCACGCAGCTGGTGCACCCTGGCGTGGCCGGAGTGCACTGGATGCGGTTGAACTGATGAACGTAGGCTGGAATTTCCGCCGTGAACACCTGGAGCTTACCCAACGCTCACACTATGTCATTTCAGACGGGGGCGATCAGCCTAACGTTGTTCCTTCAAAAGCGTCGGTCTGGTATTATTTTCGGGAACGAACGTATCCGAAGATCAAAAAACTGTTCGAAACGGGTGTCAAAATTGCCGAGGGGGCTGCGCTGATGACCGATACGAAATTCAGCTACGAAATTTTAGGCTCGGCCTGGCCAGTGCATACCAATAAGGCGATGGCCATTGCAGCTTACGAGAATATCAAAAAGGTGGGCCTACCCACCTGGACTGAGGAAGATCAACTCCTGGCTCGCGCTTCGCAACTGGAGCTTCAGGCGCCTAAAATGAGTGGACTGGCTACCAAACTCGATTCCATGAGTCTGCCAACTTCGTCGGCTCCTGTGGTGATGATGGGTGGTCAGGCCATGACGTCTATGGGTGGTGGTTCCGACGATATTGCTGATATTTCGTGGTCGCTGCCGACGATTGTATTACGCTATCCAAGTAATATTCCCGGATTACCAGGCCACCACTGGGCGAATGCCATTTCGATGGCGACACCAATTGCCCATAAGGGGGTTGTCTACGGTGCCAAAGCGGAAGCCATGACGTTGCTTGATCTACTGATGAAGCCCGAGTTGATTAAAGATGCCTGGGCTTACTATCGGGATGAGCAGACTAAAGATATTAAATATGAGTCTCTGATTTCGTCGAAGGAAAAACCTGCGATCTACCTGAATAAGAAGATCATGGACGAGTTCAAACCGAAGCTCTCGACGTTTTATTACGATCCAACAAAGTATAAAACCTATCTGGAGCAACTTGGCATCAAATACCCAACCGTTCGCGACGATCAGCGTGAAGCTGTGAAAAAACAATTGGAGAAAGATAAAGCTGAAAAATCGACACCAGCCGCCAAGGTTTCGTCTTCGCGGTCGGAGTAG
- a CDS encoding FKBP-type peptidyl-prolyl cis-trans isomerase, with amino-acid sequence MSLKNFGKAALIVAVVAACGKNRVQVTDNGLKYQIHEQSEGTRKGKVGDILTLHLTLMNNKDSVLRDTHKEGAPFQMLLQVPPFKGSYEEGLAMLGKGDSATFYVSADSLFTRAMQPLPPGVQKGSDIGIAVKVLNIQTEDEYKKQQAADFDKQKGIDAKVIDSYVAKNGLAGKGQKTQSGVYYIVTQPSSGPAPKAGEIVKVRYTGKLLNGTIFDSSEKSLNPQASGEPVQFPIGVGQVIPGWEEGVMKMHKGEKATLIIPSTLAYGSRANPKIPANSVLLFDIELLDIQKGQQPAMQPGMPQPSR; translated from the coding sequence ATGTCTCTCAAAAATTTCGGGAAAGCCGCCCTGATCGTCGCTGTGGTAGCGGCTTGCGGTAAAAACCGCGTTCAGGTAACGGACAACGGCCTGAAGTACCAAATTCACGAACAATCAGAAGGCACTCGTAAGGGTAAAGTTGGCGACATTCTGACGCTACACCTCACCCTGATGAACAACAAAGATTCAGTTCTGCGCGATACGCACAAAGAAGGGGCTCCTTTCCAGATGTTGCTCCAGGTTCCACCTTTCAAAGGATCTTATGAAGAAGGGTTGGCTATGCTGGGCAAAGGCGACAGTGCCACATTCTATGTGAGTGCCGACTCGCTTTTCACCCGGGCCATGCAGCCCCTGCCGCCAGGCGTTCAAAAAGGTAGTGATATTGGCATAGCCGTAAAAGTCCTGAATATTCAGACTGAAGACGAATATAAGAAACAGCAGGCTGCCGATTTTGATAAGCAAAAAGGGATTGATGCCAAAGTCATTGATAGCTATGTGGCTAAAAACGGTTTAGCCGGAAAAGGTCAGAAAACTCAGTCGGGAGTTTATTACATCGTAACCCAGCCTTCAAGTGGCCCCGCCCCTAAAGCCGGTGAAATTGTTAAAGTTCGTTACACGGGCAAACTATTGAACGGCACTATCTTCGACAGTTCCGAGAAAAGCCTTAATCCACAAGCCAGCGGTGAACCCGTTCAATTCCCGATTGGTGTAGGGCAGGTTATTCCAGGCTGGGAAGAGGGGGTTATGAAAATGCACAAAGGTGAAAAAGCAACCCTGATTATCCCTTCGACACTGGCCTATGGCTCACGTGCCAATCCGAAGATTCCAGCTAACTCAGTGCTGTTGTTCGACATTGAACTGTTGGACATTCAGAAAGGTCAACAGCCAGCAATGCAGCCTGGTATGCCACAGCCCAGTCGGTAA
- a CDS encoding DHH family phosphoesterase encodes MQDIEAIGTLLEHPQTVLITTHQNPDADAMGSSLGLAGYLRKKGHRVTVVTPTDYPQSLHWMPGNDGVIPFDEKVRVSVSRLVEESTVIFCLDFSSLDRIRELAPLIRQARARKVLIDHHLEPESFADLALWDPKAAATAELIFRLIVQLGDKALIDVPIAECLYSGLMTDTGSFRHSNTTGNVHRMAAELVDLGIDVSSIHRRIFDNVSLDKFRMLGYVLNEKLKVLPEYKFAYITLTDAELKRYRSKTGDTEGMVNYALAVEGVVMAAILIDRVDEIRLSFRSIGDFSVRDLASTHFDGGGHRNAAGGRSKLSMAETEKKLLSIIPLYQQSLLETV; translated from the coding sequence ATGCAAGACATTGAAGCAATCGGCACATTGCTCGAACATCCTCAGACCGTGCTGATTACAACTCACCAGAATCCTGATGCCGATGCTATGGGGTCGTCGTTGGGTTTGGCGGGCTATCTTCGGAAGAAAGGTCATCGGGTTACGGTTGTGACGCCGACAGATTATCCACAAAGCCTTCATTGGATGCCGGGCAATGATGGCGTCATTCCATTTGATGAAAAAGTCCGGGTTTCAGTCAGTCGACTCGTTGAAGAAAGTACCGTCATTTTCTGCCTCGATTTTTCCAGCCTCGATCGTATTCGTGAGCTAGCCCCGCTGATACGACAGGCACGTGCCCGAAAAGTACTGATTGACCATCACCTTGAACCTGAATCGTTTGCCGATTTAGCCCTCTGGGACCCTAAGGCGGCTGCGACGGCCGAACTCATTTTTCGGCTGATTGTACAACTGGGCGACAAAGCCTTGATTGATGTCCCCATAGCCGAATGTCTGTATTCGGGATTAATGACCGACACCGGCTCATTCCGCCATTCCAATACAACGGGCAATGTGCATCGCATGGCGGCTGAACTGGTCGATCTGGGGATTGATGTAAGTAGTATTCATCGACGCATTTTCGACAATGTATCACTCGATAAGTTTCGGATGCTCGGGTATGTCTTGAACGAAAAGCTGAAAGTGTTGCCTGAGTATAAGTTTGCCTACATCACACTGACCGATGCGGAGTTGAAGCGCTATCGATCAAAAACCGGCGATACAGAAGGCATGGTCAATTATGCACTAGCTGTGGAAGGGGTCGTAATGGCGGCTATTCTCATAGATCGGGTCGATGAAATTCGATTGTCGTTCCGCTCAATTGGCGATTTTTCGGTCAGAGATCTGGCTAGTACACATTTTGATGGTGGAGGGCATCGGAATGCCGCCGGTGGTCGTTCTAAATTATCAATGGCCGAAACGGAGAAAAAACTTTTATCTATAATTCCTTTGTATCAGCAATCACTGCTGGAAACTGTTTAA
- the rdgB gene encoding RdgB/HAM1 family non-canonical purine NTP pyrophosphatase produces MELCFATNNQHKLDEVAGQLGNSFTLKTLRDIGCTDELPETTGTIAGNSRQKAEYVWTHFGLSCFADDSGLEVDALNGEPGVDSAYYSGSRDAGKNIEKLLTNLAGNSNRKARFITVFTLILQGVEHQFEGVIEGQILTEPRGEGGFGYDPLFLPDGHDQTFAEMRIEEKNGMSHRSQALAKMIAYLEKQKGK; encoded by the coding sequence ATGGAACTATGCTTTGCTACCAACAATCAACATAAACTCGACGAAGTGGCAGGTCAACTCGGTAACTCGTTTACCCTGAAAACCCTACGTGATATTGGCTGTACCGACGAGTTACCCGAAACGACGGGAACAATAGCCGGCAACTCACGCCAGAAAGCCGAATACGTCTGGACGCATTTCGGCCTATCGTGCTTTGCCGATGATTCGGGTCTGGAAGTAGATGCCCTCAATGGCGAGCCAGGTGTCGATTCGGCCTATTATTCAGGTAGTCGGGATGCTGGTAAGAATATAGAAAAGTTACTCACAAACCTTGCTGGAAACAGCAATCGGAAAGCCCGGTTTATCACGGTATTTACCCTAATTCTGCAAGGTGTTGAGCATCAGTTTGAGGGCGTTATCGAAGGCCAGATACTAACTGAGCCTCGTGGCGAAGGCGGATTTGGCTATGACCCCCTATTCCTGCCGGATGGCCATGACCAAACGTTTGCCGAAATGCGGATAGAAGAGAAGAACGGGATGAGCCACCGCTCCCAAGCTTTGGCAAAAATGATAGCCTACCTGGAAAAACAAAAAGGGAAGTAA